In Salvelinus alpinus chromosome 22, SLU_Salpinus.1, whole genome shotgun sequence, one genomic interval encodes:
- the LOC139549137 gene encoding prolactin-releasing peptide receptor: MDPILEVLTGANTTGGPSLNHSNNPLDMFSGMQLLLRFKPLFLPLYCLLVAVAGIGNSILLACILADKKLHNATNFFIGNLAAGDLLMCLTCVPLTASYAFDSRGWAFGRPLCHLVPLLQAATVFASVLSLTAIAVDRYVVVAHPVRRRISVGGCGAVALGVWGLSLALAAPPSLHTRYLDLRPRGVELVVCEEFWPSSGQLRLLYSCCILVASYMIPLLSVSVSYCAITVHLRRHTLPGEPSHCQQRWSQRRRKTFSLLVASVLAFALCWLPLQVLNLLLDLDPDYHIVDKRYVNVLQVCCHLVAMSSACYNPFIYASLHSKIWLHLKGYLCPCRRQGPPGGQLLSRCTSRNPATCLSLLSEVPAPGKETPGATGRESDSTL; encoded by the exons ATGGATCCCATCCTGGAGGTCCTGACTGGGGCCAACACTACTGGAGGCCCCTCCTTGAACCACAGCAACAACCCCCTGGACATGTTCTCTGGCATGCAACTGCTGCTGCGCTTCAAGCCCCTCTTCCTGCCCCTCTACTGCCTCCTGGTGGCTGTGGCCGGCATAGGCAACTCCATCCTGCTGGCCTGTATCCTGGCCGATAAGAAGCTCCACAACGCCACCAACTTCTTCATCGGTAACCTGGCGGCCGGCGACCTGCTGATGTGTCTGACCTGCGTCCCTCTGACTGCCTCGTACGCCTTCGACAGCCGCGGCTGGGCCTTCGGACGCCCTCTTTGCCACCTGGTGCCGCTGCTGCAGGCCGCCACTGTCTTCGCCTCGGTACTGTCCCTCACGGCCATCGCCGTGGACCGCTACGTGGTGGTGGCCCACCCAGTGAGGAGGAGGATCTCTGTCGGGGGCTGTGGCGCGGTGGCTCTGGGGGTGTGGGGGTTGTCTCTGGCCCTggctgcccctccctccctccacacgcGCTACCTGGACCTGAGGCCCCGCGGGGTGGAGCTGGTGGTGTGTGAGGAGTTCTGGCCGAGCTCTGGCCAGCTCAGGCTGCTCTACTCCTGCTGTATCCTGGTAGCCTCCTACATGATCCCTCTGCTGTCAGTCAGCGTGTCCTACTGTGCCATCACAGTGCACCTGAGACGCCACACGCTGCCCGGAGAGCCCTCACACTGCCAGCAGCGCTGGAgccagaggaggaggaaaaccttCTCTCTCCTGGTGGCGTCTGTGCTTGCCTTTGCTCTCTGCTGGCTGCCCCTGCAG GTGCTGAACCTGCTGCTGGACCTGGACCCAGACTACCACATCGTGGACAAGCGCTATGTCAACGTGCTGCAAGTGTGCTGCCACCTGGTGGCCATGAGCTCCGCCTGCTACAACCCCTTCATCTACGCCTCCCTGCACAGCAAGATATGGCTGCACCTCAAGGGCTACCTGTGCCCTTGCCGCCGCCAGGGGCCCCCAGGGGGCCAGCTCCTCTCCCGCTGCACCTCCCGGAACCCGGCCACCTGCCTCAGCCTGCTCTCTGAGGTCCCCGCCCCCGGCAAGGAGACCCCGGGGGCCACCGGTCGAGAGTCCGACAGCACCCTCTGA
- the gpr184 gene encoding G protein-coupled receptor 184 codes for MDKTNFNLTCVTISNSPISDFLMGIYILAFILGLAFNLLTLGPIVQQVRSQNALGVFLLNLSLSDLLYIFTMPLWINYYHRDHHWSLGSLSCSVAGFFYYSNMYLSIYLLCCISVDRCLAVTYPLRTKAFRSVRYAWVLCLVVCVTVMSGHGLVLFKDNLQDAHDDAQDRCYETYPMPQPVALFNLLRVGIGFLLPLLVLGLCYWRILGQVKQSEGLGEEAKRKVRLLSFGVIGIFSVCFAPYHLLLLTRSLAYYYYHMDEKMYCQFEQKMHFPFSFTLALSSLNSVVDPVLYVLVSNGVREDMRLCFCGNRQGQRERESPLSTEPWNTHITSLI; via the coding sequence ATGGATAAAACAAACTTCAACTTGACTTGCGTGACAATCTCGAATAGCCCTATCAGTGACTTCTTGATGGGCATCTACATCCTGGCCTTTATCCTGGGCTTGGCCTTTAACCTATTGACCCTTGGCCCCATCGTCCAGCAGGTCCGCAGCCAGAACGCCCTGGGGGTATTCCTGCTCAACCTGTCCCTGTCTGACCTACTCTATATCTTTACCATGCCTCTCTGGATCAACTACTACCACCGGGACCACCACTGGAGCCTGGGCAGCCTCTCCTGCAGCGTGGCCGGCTTCTTCTACTACTCCAACATGTACCTTAGCATCTACCTGCTGTGCTGCATCTCTGTGGACCGCTGCCTGGCCGTCACCTACCCCCTAAGGACCAAAGCCTTTCGCAGCGTGCGCTACGCCTGGGTGCTTTGTCTGGTCGTTTGCGTGACTGTCATGTCCGGACACGGCCTGGTGCTGTTCAAAGACAACCTGCAGGACGCCCACGACGACGCGCAGGACCGCTGCTACGAGACCTACCCCATGCCGCAGCCCGTGGCCCTGTTCAACCTGCTGCGGGTGGGCATCGGCTTCCTGCTGCCCTTGCTGGTGCTGGGGCTGTGTTACTGGAGGATCCTGGGCCAGGTGAAGCAGAGCGAGGGGCTGGGGGAGGAGGCTAAGAGGAAGGTACGGCTGCTGTCCTTCGGGGTGATCGGGATTTTCTCTGTGTGCTTCGCCCCCTACCACCTCCTCCTGCTGACCCGCTCCCTGGCCTACTACTATTACCACATGGACGAAAAGATGTACTGTCAGTTTGAGCAGAAAATGCACTTCCCTTTCTCGTTTACGCTGGCCCTATCCAGCCTGAACAGTGTGGTGGACCCAGTGCTGTATGTGCTGGTCAGTAACGGGGTGAGGGAGGACATGAGACTGTGCTTCTGTGGGAACAGACAgggtcagagggagagagagagtcccctCTCCACTGAACCATGGAACACACATATTACAAGTCTGATCTGA